In the genome of Sphingopyxis sp. YF1, the window TCCCGCCAGCGAGCGCGGCACGACGATCGATCCGCAATTCGGGGTAGACGTCGCCGATCCCTATCGCTGGCTCGAGGACGATGTCCGCGTCAATCCGAAGGTCGCGGCGTGGGTCGAGGCGCAGAACAAGGTCACCGACGCCTATCTGGACACGCTGCCCGGCCGCGACGCGTTCAAGGTGCGGATGACCGAGCTTTATAATTACGAGCGCTTCGGATTGCCGACCAAGGCAGGCACGCGCTATTTCTACAGCCGCAACGACGGGCTCCAGCCGCAGTCGGTGCTCTATGTCCGCGAAGGGCTGACCGGCGAGGGCCGCGTCCTGATCGACCCCAACGGCTGGGCCAAGGACGGCGCGACCGCGCTCGCCGAATGGACGCCGTCCGAGGACGGCCGATATCTTCTCTATTCGGTGCAGGACGGCGGCACCGACTGGCGCATCGTGCGGGTCAAGGATGTCGCGACGGGCCAGGACCTCACCGACGAGATCCGCTGGGTCAAATTCTCGGCGCTCGACTGGGCCAAGGATGGCAGCGGCTTCTATTATTCGCGCTTCCCCGAGCCGAAGGAGGGCGAAGCCTTCCAGTCGCTCAACGAAAATCACGCGGTCTATTTCCACAAGCTCGGCACCCCGCAAAGCGCCGACGTGCTGATCCATGCGACACCCGACAAGCCCGAGCTGAACAATTCGGCGATCGTCACCGACGACGGCAAATATCTTCTCGTCGTCGGGTCCGAAGGCACCGACGAGCGCTATGGCCTCACCCTCTACCCCATCGGTCCCAAGGGTGCCGGAAAGCCGATCACGCTGGTCAACGATTTCGCGAACAATTGGGAATATGTGACCAACGCGGGCACGCGTTTCACCTTCATCACCAACAAGGGCGCCCCGCGTCAGCGGCTGGTCTCGATGGACATCAAAAAGCCCGCGACGCTGACCCAGCTCGTCGGCGAACAGGAAGGCACGCTGGTCGGCGCGTCGCGCGTCGGGCCCCGCATCATCCTCTCCTATCTCGGCGATGCCAAGTCCGAGGCGCGCATGGTCGCGCTCGACGGCACCCCCGTCGCGAACATCAACCTTGCCGACATCGGATCGGCCTCGGGCTTCGGCGGCAAATCGAGCGACCCCGAAACCTTCTA includes:
- a CDS encoding prolyl oligopeptidase family serine peptidase, producing MSRKAVSTPLALVALFMTPTAAHAAGDAAGDAATATAPATLAYPASERGTTIDPQFGVDVADPYRWLEDDVRVNPKVAAWVEAQNKVTDAYLDTLPGRDAFKVRMTELYNYERFGLPTKAGTRYFYSRNDGLQPQSVLYVREGLTGEGRVLIDPNGWAKDGATALAEWTPSEDGRYLLYSVQDGGTDWRIVRVKDVATGQDLTDEIRWVKFSALDWAKDGSGFYYSRFPEPKEGEAFQSLNENHAVYFHKLGTPQSADVLIHATPDKPELNNSAIVTDDGKYLLVVGSEGTDERYGLTLYPIGPKGAGKPITLVNDFANNWEYVTNAGTRFTFITNKGAPRQRLVSMDIKKPATLTQLVGEQEGTLVGASRVGPRIILSYLGDAKSEARMVALDGTPVANINLADIGSASGFGGKSSDPETFYAFSSFARPTTIYRLDTATGKSEIFAEPKLTFNPAEFSVEQRFYKSKDGTEVPMFLVMKKGLDRSKGSPTLLYGYGGFNVSMTPAFSPTRLAWVDKGGVLAIANLRGGGEYGKAWHDAGRLDKKQNVFDDFIAAGEYLMAQGITGKGQLAIEGGSNGGLLVGAVTNQRPDLVAAALPAVGVMDMLRFDRFTAGRYWTDDYGFPAKEGDFRNLLSYSPYHNIKDGTAYPAVLVTTADTDDRVVPGHSFKYTAALQHAKAGDKPHLIRIETRAGHGSGKPTDKVIAEAADKYAFAAKWTGLSVQ